A section of the Primulina eburnea isolate SZY01 chromosome 1, ASM2296580v1, whole genome shotgun sequence genome encodes:
- the LOC140835261 gene encoding calcium-transporting ATPase 4, endoplasmic reticulum-type-like yields MGKGGQDYGKSELLDDTREQKGEYYPAWSEDVRECQEKYQVNKDYGLSADDVIKRRQIHGFNELEKHEGPSILRLILDQFNDTLVRILLVAAVVSFVLAWCDGDEGGEMEITAFVEPLVIFLILIVNAIVGVWQENNAEKALEALKEIQSEHASVIREGRKISHLPARELVPGDIVELRVGDKIPADMRVLSLISSTLRVEQGSLTGESEAVSKTTKAVAEDVDIQGKKCMVFAGTTVVNGNCVSLVTQTGMSTEIGKVHSQIHEASQSEDDTPLKKKLNEFGEVLTAIIGVICALVWLINVKYFLSWEFVDGWPRNFKFSFEKCTYYFEIAVALAVAAIPEGLPAVITTCLALGTRKMAAKNALVRKLPSVETLGCTTVICSDKTGTLTTNQMAVAKLVAMGSEVNKVRSFDVQGTSYNPFDGKIQNWSEGQLDPNLMMIAKIAAICNDADVENSGHEKSVHFVANGMPTEAALKVLVEKMGLPRELGSSPSSEYDGVLRCSYKWNKIEQRIATLEFDRDRKSMGVIVSSITGKKLLLVKGAVENLLERSSYVQLLDGSIAELNQSSRGVILKSLNEMSTRALRVLGFAYTDKLPEIFTTYNGDEDHPAHELLMNPGNYSSIESKLIFVGLAGLRDPPRKEVSEAIEDCRTAGIRVMVITGDNKDTAEAICREIGVFGRDETISSRSLTGKEFMELSARDKDTHLAQSGGLLFSRAEPRHKQEIVRLLKDSGEVVAMTGDGVNDAPALKLADIGIAMGISGTEVAKEASDMVLADDNFSTIVAAVGEGRSIYNNMKAFIRYMISSNMGEVASIFLTAALGIPEGLIPVQLLWVNLVTDGPPATALGFNPPDKDIMRKPPRRSDDSLISPWILFRYLVIGSYVGLATVGIFIIWYTQSSFLGINLIGDGHSLVTYSQLANWGQCHTWQNFSVSPFTAGTLEFKFDNPCDYFHEGKVKAMTLSLSVLVAIEMFNSLNALSEDGSLVSMPPWVNPWLLLAMSVSFGLHFLILYVPFLARVFGIVPLSLNEWLLVLAIALPVILIDEILKFVGRCTNGIRTSSARKSPKPKAE; encoded by the exons GTGATGGGGATGAAGGTGGTGAAATGGAGATCACAGCTTTCGTGGAGCCTTTAGTTATcttcttgatattgattgtgaATGCGATAGTTGGAGTTTGGCAGGAGAACAATGCCGAGAAAGCTTTGGAAGCATTGAAGGAAATCCAGTCAGAACATGCGAGTGTTATTCGAGAGGGTAGAAAAATTTCCCATTTGCCAGCTAGAGAGCTTGTTCCAGGAGATATTGTTGAGTTGAGAGTTGGAGATAAGATTCCAGCTGATATGAGGGTTTTAAGTTTGATTAGCTCAACCCTCCGAGTCGAACAAGGGTCATTAACTGGAGAAAGCGAGGCAGTGAGTAAAACTACTAAGGCTGTTGCGGAGGATGTCGATATTCAGGGTAAGAAGTGTATGGTGTTTGCTGGAACGACTGTGGTGAATGGGAATTGTGTTTCTTTGGTGACACAGACTGGGATGAGTACAGAGATTGGAAAGGTGCATTCACAGATTCATGAGGCATCCCAAAGTGAGGATGACACGCCTTTGAAGAAGAAGTTAAATGAGTTTGGAGAGGTTTTAACGGCTATAATTGGTGTGATATGTGCCTTGGTATGGTTGATTAATGTAAAATACTTCCTTTCGTGGGAGTTTGTTGATGGTTGGCCCAGAAATTTCAAGTTCTCATTTGAGAAGTGCACTTATTACTTTGAGATTGCTGTTGCTCTGGCGGTTGCTGCTATTCCTGAAGGTTTACCCGCTGTCATCACAACTTGCTTGGCCCTTGGGACGCGCAAAATGGCTGCTAAAAATGCACTCGTTCGCAAGTTGCCGAGTGTTGAAACCCTTGGCTGCACCACTGTTATTTGCTCTGATAAAACTGGCACTTTGACCACTAATCAAATGGCAGTAGCAAAACTTGTTGCTATGGGTTCTGAGGTGAATAAGGTTCGATCATTTGATGTACAAGGGACTTCTTATAACCCATTTGATGGTAAAATCCAGAACTGGTCAGAGGGTCAATTAGATCCAAACCTCATGATGATCGCAAAGATTGCTGCTATTTGTAATGATGCAGATGTTGAAAATTCTGGGCATGAAAAATCTGTGCATTTCGTCGCCAATGGAATGCCAACTGAAGCAGCACTTAAG GTTCTGGTGGAGAAAATGGGCCTTCCACGTGAGTTAGGTTCTAGCCCCTCTTCTGAATATGATGGTGTTTTAA GGTGCTCCTACAAATGGAATAAAATTGAGCAGCGGATTGCTACCCTTGAGTTTGATAGAGATAGAAAATCCATGGGGGTCATTGTAAGTTCCATCACAGGGAAAAAGTTGCTACTTGTAAAG GGTGCAGTTGAGAATTTACTGGAAAGAAGCTCCTATGTACAATTGCTTGATGGCTCTATTGCAGAATTAAATCAAAGTTCGAGGGGAGTTATATTAAAGAGCCTTAATGAAATGTCAACACGTGCATTAAGAGTTCTGGGTTTTGCCTACACGGATAAACTTCCAGAGATTTTCACGACATATAATGGCGATGAAGACCATCCAGCTCATGAACTCTTAATGAACCCTGGAAACTATTCCTCAATTGAGAGCAAGTTGATCTTTGTTGGTTTAGCTGGTTTAAGA GATCCCCCAAGGAAAGAAGTATCTGAAGCAATTGAGGATTGCAGAACAGCTGGCATTCGAGTTATGGTCATCACTGGAGATAACAAAGATACAGCTGAAGCCATTTGTCGTGAAATAGGTGTTTTTGGGCGTGATGAGACAATCAGTTCAAGAAGTTTAACAGGAAAAGAATTTATGGAGCTTTCTGCTCGTGACAAAGATACGCATTTAGCACAAAGTGGAGGGCTTCTTTTCTCCAGGGCTGAACCAAGGCACAAACAAGAAATAGTGAGGTTGCTCAAGGATTCTGGTGAGGTTGTTGCAATGACAGGGGATGGAGTAAATGATGCACCTGCCCTGAAATTGGCTGATATTGGGATAGCAATGGGCATTTCTGGGACTGAG GTTGCAAAGGAGGCTTCAGACATGGTTTTAGCAGATGATAATTTCAGCACAATTGTTGCAGCAGTTGGTGAAGGCAGATCTATTTATAATAACATGAAGGCTTTTATCAG GTACATGATCTCCTCAAACATGGGCGAAGTTGCCTCCATATTCTTAACTGCCGCCTTAGGAATTCCAGAGGGTCTCATTCCAGTTCAACTTCTGTGGGTTAACTTGGTAACTGATGGACCACCAGCTACTGCATTGGGCTTCAATCCACCAGACAAGGATATAATGAGGAAACCACCTAGAAGAAGCGACGATTCATTGATCAGTCCATGGATTCTCTTTCGTTATTTG GTGATTGGATCATATGTTGGCTTAGCTACTGTCGGGATATTCATCATTTGGTACACACAATCATCTTTCTTGGGCATCAACCTCATTGGAGATGGCCACAGCCTTGTCACTTATTCTCAACTAGCCAACTGGGGCCAGTGCCACACCTGGCAGAATTTTTCAGTCTCACCCTTCACGGCTGGAACACTGGAGTTCAAATTTGATAACCCGTGTGACTACTTCCACGAGGGCAAAGTCAAGGCCATGACCCTCTCTCTCTCTGTATTAGTTGCCATTGAAATGTTTAATTCTCTGAACGCACTATCTGAAGACGGGAGCCTCGTATCAATGCCTCCCTGGGTCAATCCATGGCTCCTTTTGGCTATGTCGGTCTCATTTGGTTTGCACTTCTTGATACTATATGTACCTTTCCTTGCTAGAGTATTCGGGATCGTACCTCTCAGTTTAAACGAATGGTTGTTGGTTCTGGCTATCGCTTTGCCTGTGATTTTAATCGATGAAATCCTCAAGTTCGTGGGTAGATGTACGAATGGGATCCGAACTTCAAGTGCAAGAAAGTCTCCAAAGCCCAAAGCAGAGTGA
- the LOC140835255 gene encoding uncharacterized protein, producing MGFFDLNIPYHESDRQVTDKSSLKSRRLKLSLKAMEFGYTGIAYNRTLKGVMSESDRCSTPLFPISSILKLVPSSSALSAAVKFHRELLNVSVSAPFRQYTRITVIVDSPSQVVALNVGNPVLKSYDIAAVRPLNQNAFDQACQTSEVDMIAIDFSEKLPFRLKQPMVKAAIKRGVYFEITYSGLLGDAQSRRLMISNSKMLVDWTRGKNLIFSSAAASAMGLRGPLDVSNLFSLLGLSIEHAKAAISKNCRSLLSNALRKKQFYKEAVKVEEIPSHGQVNPKQPAFDEWLRWDPLSSGEGDLLLDDMKKSFSLSNCTIKKVKTIDFTSSMNGMPAHGLHIKDLISSAKTVPEPLDTGKYLSDAMETEVAVSFCEKLEEENGLNTFSKEQLNQVRNQGDRHTLGTEHCGPVLLPECQASSHGVTIVHSASSLKESKVSLDSLPKELVSTIPLSEEGQTSLSDEEIRYQVSFLADPEIMPVKSGTSNIVSKLEETVLVSSDELTYSNVLEADVATETKLQDRKSQICGRSVLPDNEQVHIITVRDKSFIIPENHSSNGFLSPLVKSIVSNLQVESNVKNNLEIGTFVQEGIVLDQVSNEVINKSKRERSLASSDLALQDICIERRECKEMACSSVALDDKFTSDESFSLVTNLDEPISENVMGKWKQVDSVTVYQGIGKSLAGGKRRKRDALHQSFLFPFKHFLKPSQRKKTRKLKLLTSI from the exons ATGGGATTCTTCGACCTGAACATACCTTACCATGAATCTGACCGCCAAGTCACCGATAAATCCTCCCTCAAATCCCGCCGTCTCAAGCTCTCTCTTAAAGCCATGGAGTTCGGATACACCGGCATCGCATATAACCGAACCCTCAAAGGCGTCATGTCCGAATCTGACCGCTGCTCCACACCTCTCTTCCCCATATCCTCTATCTTAAAGCTCGTCCCCTCATCTTCTGCTCTATCGGCTGCCGTCAAGTTCCATCGTGAACTCCTGAACGTCTCCGTTTCCGCCCCTTTCCGTCAGTACACACGCATTACTGTAATCGTCGATAGTCCTTCCCAAGTCGTGGCTCTCAATGTTGGAAACCCCGTTCTCAAGAGCTATGATATTGCTGCTGTTAGACCCTTGAATCAGAATGCGTTCGATCAggcttgccaaacatccgag GTGGATATGATTGCAATCGATTTCTCCGAGAAGTTGCCGTTCAGGTTGAAGCAACCTATGGTCAAAGCTGCTATAAAG CGTGGGGTGTACTTTGAGATTACATACTCAGGTCTTCTTGGTGATGCACAATCGAGGCGGCTTATGATATCCAATAGCAAG ATGCTTGTTGATTGGACACGAGGGAAGAATCTAATTTTCTCTAGTGCTGCTGCTTCTGCAATGGGGCTTAGAGGACCTCTGGATGTGTCAAATCTGTTTTCTTTACTCGGACTTTCTATAGAACATGCTAAAGCGGCAATTTCCAAGAACTGCAG ATCTCTCTTATCTAATGCCTTGAGGAAGAAACAATTTTACAAGGAGGCTGTTAAGGTTGAAGAAATACCATCACATGGGCAAGTTAATCCAAAGCAGCCTGCATTTGATGAGTGGCTTAGATGGGATCCTCTTTCTAGTGGTGAGGGAGATTTGCTGCTAGATGACATGAAGAAGTCTTTCTCCTTGTCTAACTGTACAATCAAGAAAGTAAAAACGATCGACTTTACCTCATCTATGAACGGTATGCCTGCGCATGGTCTGCACATCAAAGACCTTATTTCTAGTGCTAAGACAGTACCTGAGCCACTAGATACTGGCAAGTACTTGTCTGATGCCATGGAGACTGAGGTGGCTGTTTCATTTTGTGAGAAGCTTGAAGAGGAGAATGGTCTCAATACTTTCTCGAAAGAGCAACTCAACCAAGTTAGAAACCAAGGTGACAGACACACTTTGGGTACCGAACATTGTGGACCTGTTCTTCTGCCTGAATGTCAAGCTTCATCACATGGGGTCACAATTGTACATTCAGCCTCCAGTCTCAAAGAATCAAAAGTGTCGTTAGATTCTCTTCCCAAAGAACTAGTTTCTACTATTCCTCTGTCTGAAGAGGGCCAAACTTCTCTAAGTGATGAGGAAATAAGATATCAAGTGTCTTTTTTGGCAGATCCTGAAATTATGCCCGTTAAGTCCGGCACTTCAAACATTGTATCAAAATTGGAAGAAACTGTATTAGTTTCAAGTGATGAACTAACTTATTCAAATGTCCTGGAAGCAGATGTTGCAACTGAAACAAAATTACAAGATAGGAAATCACAGATATGCGGTCGAAGTGTTTTACCTGACAATGAGCAAGTTCATATCATCACAGTGAGAGACAAAAGTTTCATCATTCCTGAAAATCATTCATCTAATGGGTTTCTTAGTCCCTTAGTTAAATCTATTGTCTCTAACTTACAAGTGGAGTCCAATGTCAAAAATAACCTTGAGATTGGCACCTTTGTCCAGGAAGGTATTGTATTGGATCAAGTTTCGAACGAGGTCATCAATAAAAGCAAAAGAGAGCGGTCCTTGGCATCATCTGATCTAGCTCTACAAGATATCTGTATAGAGAGAAGAGAATGCAAAGAAATGGCATGTAGTTCTGTCGCTTTAGATGATAAATTTACCAGTGACGAATCTTTTAGTCTAGTGACAAATCTC